One Bradyrhizobium sp. CCGB12 genomic window carries:
- a CDS encoding serine protease, translating to MVDLHGRPHGMAFLVDSDTAITCAHVVNETLGRGLASLDKPKPEDRVTLRFYSKDERKASVKEWYPPGNDTECNDICILRLAASAPQRIAAPRMSEAKKGLPFAAYRCTALDSPFEVAKGIIDEGVDGGYFQIEPSGSSPFLRPGFSGSPAVSQRTSAILGMVARVTPESNIGHIIGAQAIQRVYPTARLTAEGLSGPYNLRRIALQAIVPLVLIAAVYGILQYLDMRHQVTVLSCRSDIQPLIERGNSTLSLFNQQKDGSSKQEATLQRVRFMIKALEGKVSLKNAESNLSDLDGELAGMLSDLSKDLSRIKDSMGQAQRDLEAAQKELRLCGVIR from the coding sequence TTGGTCGATCTACATGGCCGTCCGCACGGAATGGCATTCCTGGTTGATTCGGATACGGCAATCACCTGCGCGCATGTAGTCAACGAGACGCTCGGACGAGGCCTAGCATCTCTCGACAAGCCCAAGCCTGAAGACCGCGTGACCCTCCGCTTCTACTCGAAGGACGAGCGAAAAGCTTCGGTCAAAGAATGGTATCCGCCGGGCAATGATACGGAATGCAACGACATTTGCATTTTGCGGCTAGCTGCCTCGGCTCCTCAAAGAATTGCGGCGCCTCGCATGTCAGAGGCCAAGAAGGGCCTTCCATTTGCGGCATATCGTTGCACTGCACTGGACAGCCCGTTCGAAGTGGCCAAGGGAATTATTGATGAAGGTGTTGATGGCGGCTATTTCCAGATTGAGCCGTCGGGATCTAGCCCTTTTCTTCGCCCGGGCTTTAGTGGCAGTCCAGCTGTATCTCAAAGAACGTCAGCTATTCTCGGCATGGTGGCAAGAGTAACGCCTGAAAGTAATATCGGCCACATCATCGGCGCCCAAGCCATTCAGAGAGTCTATCCTACCGCTCGCTTAACTGCGGAAGGGCTAAGTGGACCGTATAATTTGCGGCGCATCGCTCTACAAGCAATCGTGCCTTTGGTATTGATCGCAGCGGTTTATGGCATCCTTCAATATTTGGACATGCGGCATCAGGTGACAGTGCTGTCCTGCAGATCAGACATACAGCCGCTGATAGAACGAGGCAATTCAACCCTATCACTGTTCAATCAACAAAAGGACGGTTCGTCGAAACAGGAAGCGACACTGCAACGGGTCCGCTTCATGATCAAAGCTCTTGAGGGAAAGGTGTCGCTCAAGAACGCCGAAAGTAATCTGTCTGATTTGGACGGGGAACTTGCGGGAATGTTGAGCGATTTATCGAAAGACCTATCTCGAATAAAAGATAGTATGGGGCAAGCCCAACGTGATCTTGAGGCAGCCCAAAAGGAACTGAGGCTTTGCGGAGTAATCCGATGA